In Raphanus sativus cultivar WK10039 chromosome 5, ASM80110v3, whole genome shotgun sequence, the following proteins share a genomic window:
- the LOC108863369 gene encoding protein indeterminate-domain 11 isoform X1 → MMSKDMLLHQQVQQQQEENMSNLTSSGDQASVSSGNRTEASGSNFFHQQEQQQFFVPEPQPQKKKRSQPGNPDPESEVIALSPKTLMATNRFVCEICNKGFQRDQNLQLHRRGHNLPWKLKQRSNKEVTRKKVYVCPEASCVHHDPSRALGDLTGIKKHFCRKHGEKKWKCDKCSKKYAVQSDCKAHSKTCGTKEYRCDCGTLFSRRDSYITHRAFCVALAEETAREVVIPQNQNHQPNPLMIHQSSSHHHHQAQPNMNISSHNINSLHFEINNTGTNNNNSSSNHLHAFSMKKEQQQTSDQIINYHHHGVPPWLAPQPQHLTSSNPNPSNGGGGGGGGLFSLAASPAMSATALLQKAAQTGSTKTTPLPPTTDFERSHNTLATTMAAMMTSPSGFISSNNSNQVLFQDYNASGFNHHHGGQEAFDDTFNGFLRTDTSTAGSDKNKSGGGSGGGEGLTRDFLGIRPLMSQNEILSFAGLGNCINDVASDQLHPKPWQGTQVGSNKR, encoded by the exons ATGATGAGCAAAGACATGTTACTTCATCAACaagtacaacaacaacaagaggaAAATATGTCGAATCTAACATCTTCTGGGGATCAAGCAAGTGTCTCTTCAGGAAACAGAACTGAAGCAAGTGGTTCTAATTTCTTCCATcaacaagaacaacaacagTTCTTTGTTCCGGAACCACAGcctcaaaagaagaagagaagccaACCAGGGAATCCAG aCCCCGAGTCGGAAGTGATTGCTTTGTCACCAAAAACACTAATGGCAACAAACAGATTCGTCTGTGAGATCTGCAACAAAGGATTCCAAAGAGACCAGAATCTACAGCTTCACAGGAGAGGTCACAATCTACCATGGAAGCTGAAACAACGATCCAACAAAGAAGTAACAAGGAAGAAAGTGTATGTTTGTCCAGAAGCAAGCTGTGTCCACCATGATCCATCTCGAGCTCTCGGTGACTTAACCGGAATCAAGAAGCATTTCTGCAGAAAGCACGGAGAGAAGAAGTGGAAATGTGACAAATGTTCAAAGAAATATGCTGTTCAATCAGATTGCAAGGCTCATTCTAAGACTTGTGGCACCAAAGAATACAGATGTGACTGTGGCACTCTCTTTTCTAG GAGGGATAGTTACATAACTCATAGAGCATTTTGTGTAGCACTGGCAGAAGAGACAGCAAGAGAAGTAGTAATACCCCAAAACCAGAATCATCAACCAAACCCTCTTATGATTCACCAGTCTTCTtctcatcaccatcatcaaGCACAACCAAACATGAACATCTCTTCCCACAACATCAATAGTCTTCATTTCGAAATCAACAATACTGgtactaataataataacagtAGCAGCAACCATCTCCATGCATTTTCCATGAAGAAAGAGCAACAACAAACCAGTGATCAAATCATCAATTACCACCACCATGGCGTCCCTCCTTGGCTTGCTCCTCAGCCGCAACATCTCACATCttcaaaccctaaccctagtaatggtggtggaggaggaggaggaggtttgTTCTCTCTTGCAGCTTCTCCTGCTATGTCAGCCACAGCATTACTCCAGAAAGCAGCACAAACGGGTTCCACAAAAACAACTCCTTTGCCACCAACCACCGACTTCGAGAGGTCTCATAACACCCTCGCCACGACGATGGCGGCGATGATGACCTCACCATCGGGATTCATCAGCTCAAACAACAGCAATCAAGTCTTGTTTCAAGACTACAACGCCTCCGGGTTTAACCATCATCACGGTGGACAAGAAGCCTTCGACGACACATTCAACGGGTTCTTGAGGACTGATACATCAACCGCAGGGTCAGACAAGAATAAAAGCGGTGGAGGGAGTGGAGGAGGAGAGGGTTTGACGAGAGATTTCTTGGGGATAAGACCGTTAATGTCTCAAAACGAGATTCTAAGTTTTGCCGGTCTCGGGAATTGCATCAATGACGTTGCTTCTGATCAGCTTCATCCAAAGCCTTGGCAGG
- the LOC108863369 gene encoding protein indeterminate-domain 11 isoform X3 yields MMSKDMLLHQQVQQQQEENMSNLTSSGDQASVSSGNRTEASGSNFFHQQEQQQFFNGYKEKKYTSFSWFWTDSLFQLFDTVIFLENYYPESEVIALSPKTLMATNRFVCEICNKGFQRDQNLQLHRRGHNLPWKLKQRSNKEVTRKKVYVCPEASCVHHDPSRALGDLTGIKKHFCRKHGEKKWKCDKCSKKYAVQSDCKAHSKTCGTKEYRCDCGTLFSRRDSYITHRAFCVALAEETAREVVIPQNQNHQPNPLMIHQSSSHHHHQAQPNMNISSHNINSLHFEINNTGTNNNNSSSNHLHAFSMKKEQQQTSDQIINYHHHGVPPWLAPQPQHLTSSNPNPSNGGGGGGGGLFSLAASPAMSATALLQKAAQTGSTKTTPLPPTTDFERSHNTLATTMAAMMTSPSGFISSNNSNQVLFQDYNASGFNHHHGGQEAFDDTFNGFLRTDTSTAGSDKNKSGGGSGGGEGLTRDFLGIRPLMSQNEILSFAGLGNCINDVASDQLHPKPWQG; encoded by the exons ATGATGAGCAAAGACATGTTACTTCATCAACaagtacaacaacaacaagaggaAAATATGTCGAATCTAACATCTTCTGGGGATCAAGCAAGTGTCTCTTCAGGAAACAGAACTGAAGCAAGTGGTTCTAATTTCTTCCATcaacaagaacaacaacagTTCTTT aatggttacaaagaaaaaaaatacacaagTTTTTCTTGGTTTTGGACTGATTCACTATTCCAATTATTTGATACAGTTATCTTCTTGGAAAATTAT T aCCCCGAGTCGGAAGTGATTGCTTTGTCACCAAAAACACTAATGGCAACAAACAGATTCGTCTGTGAGATCTGCAACAAAGGATTCCAAAGAGACCAGAATCTACAGCTTCACAGGAGAGGTCACAATCTACCATGGAAGCTGAAACAACGATCCAACAAAGAAGTAACAAGGAAGAAAGTGTATGTTTGTCCAGAAGCAAGCTGTGTCCACCATGATCCATCTCGAGCTCTCGGTGACTTAACCGGAATCAAGAAGCATTTCTGCAGAAAGCACGGAGAGAAGAAGTGGAAATGTGACAAATGTTCAAAGAAATATGCTGTTCAATCAGATTGCAAGGCTCATTCTAAGACTTGTGGCACCAAAGAATACAGATGTGACTGTGGCACTCTCTTTTCTAG GAGGGATAGTTACATAACTCATAGAGCATTTTGTGTAGCACTGGCAGAAGAGACAGCAAGAGAAGTAGTAATACCCCAAAACCAGAATCATCAACCAAACCCTCTTATGATTCACCAGTCTTCTtctcatcaccatcatcaaGCACAACCAAACATGAACATCTCTTCCCACAACATCAATAGTCTTCATTTCGAAATCAACAATACTGgtactaataataataacagtAGCAGCAACCATCTCCATGCATTTTCCATGAAGAAAGAGCAACAACAAACCAGTGATCAAATCATCAATTACCACCACCATGGCGTCCCTCCTTGGCTTGCTCCTCAGCCGCAACATCTCACATCttcaaaccctaaccctagtaatggtggtggaggaggaggaggaggtttgTTCTCTCTTGCAGCTTCTCCTGCTATGTCAGCCACAGCATTACTCCAGAAAGCAGCACAAACGGGTTCCACAAAAACAACTCCTTTGCCACCAACCACCGACTTCGAGAGGTCTCATAACACCCTCGCCACGACGATGGCGGCGATGATGACCTCACCATCGGGATTCATCAGCTCAAACAACAGCAATCAAGTCTTGTTTCAAGACTACAACGCCTCCGGGTTTAACCATCATCACGGTGGACAAGAAGCCTTCGACGACACATTCAACGGGTTCTTGAGGACTGATACATCAACCGCAGGGTCAGACAAGAATAAAAGCGGTGGAGGGAGTGGAGGAGGAGAGGGTTTGACGAGAGATTTCTTGGGGATAAGACCGTTAATGTCTCAAAACGAGATTCTAAGTTTTGCCGGTCTCGGGAATTGCATCAATGACGTTGCTTCTGATCAGCTTCATCCAAAGCCTTGGCAGGGTTAG
- the LOC108863369 gene encoding protein indeterminate-domain 11 isoform X2 translates to MMSKDMLLHQQVQQQQEENMSNLTSSGDQASVSSGNRTEASGSNFFHQQEQQQFFVPEPQPQKKKRSQPGNPDPESEVIALSPKTLMATNRFVCEICNKGFQRDQNLQLHRRGHNLPWKLKQRSNKEVTRKKVYVCPEASCVHHDPSRALGDLTGIKKHFCRKHGEKKWKCDKCSKKYAVQSDCKAHSKTCGTKEYRCDCGTLFSRRDSYITHRAFCVALAEETAREVVIPQNQNHQPNPLMIHQSSSHHHHQAQPNMNISSHNINSLHFEINNTGTNNNNSSSNHLHAFSMKKEQQQTSDQIINYHHHGVPPWLAPQPQHLTSSNPNPSNGGGGGGGGLFSLAASPAMSATALLQKAAQTGSTKTTPLPPTTDFERSHNTLATTMAAMMTSPSGFISSNNSNQVLFQDYNASGFNHHHGGQEAFDDTFNGFLRTDTSTAGSDKNKSGGGSGGGEGLTRDFLGIRPLMSQNEILSFAGLGNCINDVASDQLHPKPWQG, encoded by the exons ATGATGAGCAAAGACATGTTACTTCATCAACaagtacaacaacaacaagaggaAAATATGTCGAATCTAACATCTTCTGGGGATCAAGCAAGTGTCTCTTCAGGAAACAGAACTGAAGCAAGTGGTTCTAATTTCTTCCATcaacaagaacaacaacagTTCTTTGTTCCGGAACCACAGcctcaaaagaagaagagaagccaACCAGGGAATCCAG aCCCCGAGTCGGAAGTGATTGCTTTGTCACCAAAAACACTAATGGCAACAAACAGATTCGTCTGTGAGATCTGCAACAAAGGATTCCAAAGAGACCAGAATCTACAGCTTCACAGGAGAGGTCACAATCTACCATGGAAGCTGAAACAACGATCCAACAAAGAAGTAACAAGGAAGAAAGTGTATGTTTGTCCAGAAGCAAGCTGTGTCCACCATGATCCATCTCGAGCTCTCGGTGACTTAACCGGAATCAAGAAGCATTTCTGCAGAAAGCACGGAGAGAAGAAGTGGAAATGTGACAAATGTTCAAAGAAATATGCTGTTCAATCAGATTGCAAGGCTCATTCTAAGACTTGTGGCACCAAAGAATACAGATGTGACTGTGGCACTCTCTTTTCTAG GAGGGATAGTTACATAACTCATAGAGCATTTTGTGTAGCACTGGCAGAAGAGACAGCAAGAGAAGTAGTAATACCCCAAAACCAGAATCATCAACCAAACCCTCTTATGATTCACCAGTCTTCTtctcatcaccatcatcaaGCACAACCAAACATGAACATCTCTTCCCACAACATCAATAGTCTTCATTTCGAAATCAACAATACTGgtactaataataataacagtAGCAGCAACCATCTCCATGCATTTTCCATGAAGAAAGAGCAACAACAAACCAGTGATCAAATCATCAATTACCACCACCATGGCGTCCCTCCTTGGCTTGCTCCTCAGCCGCAACATCTCACATCttcaaaccctaaccctagtaatggtggtggaggaggaggaggaggtttgTTCTCTCTTGCAGCTTCTCCTGCTATGTCAGCCACAGCATTACTCCAGAAAGCAGCACAAACGGGTTCCACAAAAACAACTCCTTTGCCACCAACCACCGACTTCGAGAGGTCTCATAACACCCTCGCCACGACGATGGCGGCGATGATGACCTCACCATCGGGATTCATCAGCTCAAACAACAGCAATCAAGTCTTGTTTCAAGACTACAACGCCTCCGGGTTTAACCATCATCACGGTGGACAAGAAGCCTTCGACGACACATTCAACGGGTTCTTGAGGACTGATACATCAACCGCAGGGTCAGACAAGAATAAAAGCGGTGGAGGGAGTGGAGGAGGAGAGGGTTTGACGAGAGATTTCTTGGGGATAAGACCGTTAATGTCTCAAAACGAGATTCTAAGTTTTGCCGGTCTCGGGAATTGCATCAATGACGTTGCTTCTGATCAGCTTCATCCAAAGCCTTGGCAGGGTTAG